One window of the Rhipicephalus sanguineus isolate Rsan-2018 chromosome 4, BIME_Rsan_1.4, whole genome shotgun sequence genome contains the following:
- the LOC125758274 gene encoding uncharacterized protein LOC125758274: protein MLELEIQRLNLQIEYEKLLQTRMNAERLSGTLSNSGSETGDQRRWCFDSVQQCAKVLKGFRLPSDADVPLWFEEVEKLFATYRVPNESRVHLVIPALTERVRYLLRNLNPEESADYEAVKAAVLTELKLSPAEYLQRLERAVKRKEETWAQFASRVRTYFSYYLQVREADTVEVMAELMVADRIKSGLSMEGLEYVRLREGEGWLRPTEIAKVLQTFEQAKGKGRASKQPTVEMGQKPATRVEKGALKCHLCHGSGHFAKECPKASDKENDPKKATEPKRKVQKVILTHETEIEIPNGVLSAKVKSLKHEGEGTNKVQLIPVSCAGTAADAILDTGSEVTVIRESLLPRSLIEPCGTVRLVSAFGKTIEARLATLPVKLNSPRVVTQPQSVDLLCALTDELVEGTDCLLTEEDWKLLLKASSPLAPCRAPAEPAHEAEQAVEKPKVVACNLTLEEKDVSGEDEQMVEYAPQPTRQLLFPFCVCWDMETRTIKSNTVLYVEPPICEDNITRNQVVQ, encoded by the exons atgctcgaacttgaaattcaaaggctcaatctccagattgagtacgaaaagctattgcaaactagaatgaacgcggaacgtctcaGTGGCACGTTGTCtaactctgggtcggagacgggtgatcagaggcgatggtgtttcgattctgtccagcaatgtgcaaaagtgctgaaagggtttcgcctgccgagtgacgcggatgtgccattatggtttgaggaggTAGAGAAACTTTTTGCTACTTACCGAGTACCGaatgagagtcgcgtgcatttggttataccagcactaacGGAACGAGTTCGTTActtactgcgtaacctcaaccctgaagagagtgcagattacgaggcagttaaagcagcagtgctgacggaactgaagctttctccggcagagtatctgcagaggcttgaacgagcagtaaagcggaaggaagagacgtgggcgcagttcgcgtcgcGTGTGAGAacttatttctcatactaccttcaagtgagagaggccgacacggtagaagtgatggccgaactcatggttgctgaccgtataaaatcgggactaagtatggagggtcttgagtatgtgagattaagggaaggcgagggatggcttaggccaaccgagatcgctaaagtgctccaaactttcgagcaagcgaaagggaaagggcgtgcttcaaagcaaccaactgtagaaatggggcagaagccggcgacacgagttgagaaaggggctctgaaatgccacctatgtcacggctcaggccatttcgctaaggagtgcccgaaggctagtgataaggagaaCGACCCGaagaaggctaccgagccaaagcggaaggtccaGAAGGTAATTTTAACCCACGAGACGGAAATTGAAATACCCAATGGAgtccttagcgcaaaggtgaagtctctgaaacacgagggcgaaggcacaaataaagtgcagttaattcctgtatcatgtgcaggtacagccgcagatgcgattttggatacagggagtgaagtaactgtcattcgggagagtctgcttccgcgtagtctaatagagccgtgtggcacggtaagattggtgtctgcttttggtaaaacgatcgaggcaaggctagctacgttgccggtaaaattaaatagcccgcgagtggtgacgcagcctcagagcgtcgacctactctgcgcgttaactgatgagctcgtcgagggcacagattgtttgttgactgaggaagattggaaacttttgttgaaggccagcagccctctggcaccctgtcgagcaccggccgagcctgctcatgaggcagaacaagcagtagagaaaccaaaagtagtggcctgcaatcttaccttggaggaaaaagacgtttccggggaggATGAGCAAAtggtggaatatgctccacaaccaac GAGACAGCTGCTTTTTCCCTTTTGTGTATGCTGGGACATGGAGACGCGCACAATAAAATCCAACACTGTCCTCTATGTTGAACCCCCTATCTGCGAGGACAACATCACCAGGAACCAAGTTGTCCAATAA